A single region of the Nocardioides sp. W7 genome encodes:
- a CDS encoding alpha/beta hydrolase, translated as MSDRDYTVVGGSHGVEADLDDMDATGDLIRSKGWNVGETALATHKYVVDPDLLSSAVLAPTTFATFEGAVLGALDGPGGLSANAVRMTATGSFLQAKATALAATDRALEYVEDVRQHTQGLVFGFGLTVAPVPTAAVTALALWQSDFFDDPNRWVLEHPDVVEELVASTPGLLDYFMPGAGFPADAEQGAALLALLYDQDLGGLTSEQAEEKAPANLAEAMEKLDEMANQPDAFKIEKVGSPPHEAYNIYLPGTKAFDGPFPAGTPGLPEQLTDSGLVQNLGTNFAGVAGTDNAYVEAVLRAMREAGIPPDAPVNLLGHSQGGIVAARVAEAIADTEGGRPYRVDNVVTAGSPIDSIALPDDMKVLSFVNEYDIVPRLDGEAYDDASNHTTIVTHQQEGAVELNHSMTDLYLPMVEAVEAQAADDPALHDALQPLASIHPGGQDATTAWTFHMER; from the coding sequence GTGAGCGACCGCGACTACACCGTCGTCGGCGGCAGCCACGGGGTGGAGGCCGACCTCGACGACATGGACGCCACCGGCGACCTGATCCGCAGCAAGGGCTGGAACGTCGGCGAGACCGCCCTGGCCACCCACAAGTACGTCGTCGACCCCGACCTGCTCAGCAGCGCAGTCCTCGCCCCGACGACGTTCGCGACGTTCGAGGGCGCCGTGCTCGGCGCGCTCGACGGCCCGGGGGGCCTCAGTGCCAACGCCGTGCGGATGACCGCCACCGGGTCCTTCCTCCAGGCCAAGGCCACCGCCCTCGCGGCGACCGACCGGGCCCTGGAGTACGTCGAGGACGTCCGCCAGCACACCCAGGGCCTGGTCTTCGGGTTCGGCCTCACCGTGGCACCGGTGCCGACCGCGGCGGTGACCGCGCTGGCGTTGTGGCAGAGCGACTTCTTCGACGACCCGAACCGGTGGGTGCTGGAGCACCCCGACGTGGTCGAGGAGCTGGTCGCCAGCACGCCCGGGCTGCTCGACTACTTCATGCCCGGCGCCGGCTTCCCCGCCGACGCCGAGCAGGGCGCCGCGCTGCTCGCCCTCCTCTACGACCAGGACCTGGGGGGCCTGACCTCCGAGCAGGCCGAGGAGAAGGCTCCGGCGAACCTCGCCGAGGCGATGGAGAAGCTCGACGAGATGGCCAACCAGCCTGACGCGTTCAAGATCGAGAAGGTGGGCTCACCTCCCCACGAGGCCTACAACATCTACCTCCCGGGCACGAAGGCGTTCGACGGCCCGTTCCCCGCGGGGACTCCCGGCCTGCCCGAGCAGCTCACCGACAGCGGGCTCGTGCAGAACCTCGGCACCAACTTCGCGGGCGTCGCCGGCACCGACAACGCCTACGTCGAGGCGGTCCTGCGGGCGATGCGCGAGGCGGGCATCCCGCCGGACGCGCCGGTGAACCTGCTCGGCCACAGCCAGGGAGGCATCGTCGCGGCCCGGGTCGCGGAGGCGATCGCCGACACGGAGGGCGGACGGCCCTACCGGGTGGACAACGTCGTCACCGCCGGATCGCCGATCGACAGCATCGCGTTGCCGGACGACATGAAGGTGCTCTCGTTCGTCAACGAGTACGACATCGTGCCGCGCCTCGACGGCGAGGCGTACGACGACGCCAGCAACCACACCACGATCGTCACCCACCAGCAGGAGGGTGCGGTTGAGCTCAACCACTCGATGACCGACCTGTACCTCCCGATGGTCGAGGCCGTCGAGGCACAGGCCGCCGACGACCCGGCCCTGCACGATGCCCTGCAGCCGCTCGCCAGCATCCACCCGGGAGGCCAGGACGCGACGACGGCCTGGACCTTCCACATGGAGCGCTAG
- a CDS encoding ABC transporter permease has translation MSTTIPSVPAPGVTDQPQVITLVSKKVPVMYAVLTLALAAAVGFSSQAGDTTFRLATRHDVYKLPAITVPAEATAWVMVALMSLCTAESVRRYRARRTTPLWLTAVFSVVGMTGFLSWAAAGGSIPVVGLLAGALTLAVPLVFGALGGVLGERAGVVNIAIDGQLLAGAFAAAIVGSIAGSAWAGVLGAMAAGALVALVLGVFAITYFVDQVIVGVVLNVLVIGFTSFMFSQVLAPNTESLNSPPRLGPVAIPVLGDIPVIGPIFFRQSPLVYLLYVAVVVVAWALYRTRWGLRVRAVGEHPKAADTVGINVVRTRYRTVLIAGAIAGAGGAFYTLVSVQQFNREMTGGAGYIALAAVIFGKWDPIRATLAALLFGFASNLQGVLSVIGSPVPSEFMLMLPYVVTIFAVAGLVGRSRGPAAVGVPYRKG, from the coding sequence GTGAGCACCACCATCCCGTCGGTCCCCGCCCCGGGGGTCACCGACCAGCCGCAGGTCATCACCCTGGTCAGCAAGAAGGTCCCGGTGATGTACGCCGTGCTGACCCTCGCGCTGGCCGCGGCCGTCGGCTTCAGCTCCCAGGCGGGCGACACCACCTTCCGGCTGGCCACGCGTCACGACGTCTACAAGCTGCCGGCGATCACCGTCCCCGCCGAGGCGACCGCCTGGGTGATGGTGGCGCTGATGTCGCTGTGCACGGCCGAGTCGGTACGCCGCTACCGCGCTCGTCGGACCACTCCGCTGTGGCTGACCGCGGTCTTCTCCGTGGTCGGCATGACCGGCTTCCTCTCCTGGGCGGCCGCGGGCGGGTCGATCCCGGTCGTCGGCCTGCTGGCCGGGGCGCTGACCCTCGCCGTACCCCTCGTCTTCGGGGCGCTCGGCGGGGTCCTGGGTGAGCGGGCCGGTGTCGTCAACATCGCCATCGACGGCCAGCTCCTGGCGGGTGCCTTCGCCGCCGCGATCGTCGGCTCGATCGCCGGCTCGGCGTGGGCCGGCGTGCTGGGCGCCATGGCGGCCGGCGCCCTGGTCGCCCTGGTGCTGGGCGTCTTCGCGATCACCTACTTCGTCGACCAGGTCATCGTCGGCGTCGTTCTGAACGTGCTGGTCATCGGCTTCACCAGCTTCATGTTCTCCCAGGTGCTGGCCCCCAACACCGAGTCGCTGAACAGCCCGCCGCGGCTGGGCCCGGTGGCGATCCCGGTGCTGGGCGACATCCCCGTCATCGGCCCGATCTTCTTCCGGCAGTCCCCCCTCGTCTACCTGCTCTACGTCGCCGTCGTGGTCGTCGCCTGGGCGCTCTACCGCACCCGGTGGGGCCTGCGGGTCCGCGCGGTCGGGGAGCACCCCAAGGCCGCGGACACCGTCGGCATCAACGTCGTGCGCACCCGCTACCGCACCGTGCTCATCGCCGGCGCGATCGCGGGGGCCGGCGGCGCGTTCTACACCCTCGTCTCGGTCCAGCAGTTCAACCGCGAGATGACCGGTGGCGCCGGCTACATCGCGCTGGCCGCCGTCATCTTCGGCAAGTGGGACCCGATCCGGGCGACGCTGGCGGCCCTGCTCTTCGGCTTCGCCTCCAACCTGCAGGGCGTGCTGTCGGTGATCGGGTCGCCGGTGCCGAGCGAGTTCATGCTGATGCTGCCGTACGTCGTGACGATCTTCGCCGTCGCGGGCCTGGTCGGCCGCTCCCGCGGCCCGGCCGCGGTCGGGGTTCCGTACCGAAAAGGCTAG